The following are encoded in a window of Podospora pseudoanserina strain CBS 124.78 chromosome 6, whole genome shotgun sequence genomic DNA:
- the YPK2 gene encoding Serine/threonine-protein kinase (COG:T; EggNog:ENOG503NU9W) codes for MSWKLTKKLKETHLGPLTSTFSRSPSTSTITDKDSKSQGDISGAVTPTNENTIAASEALTQAPVVAPPKPGILVVTLHEGQGFSLPEQHRASFNNPAHGGNSLSTGNALNMSSSIRPSSSSRTSGFMGRPQTSGGFSGIPTNHGRISSKYMPYALIDFDKLQVFVNSVEGTPENPLWAGSNTQYKFDVSRSW; via the exons ATGTCGTGGAAACTCACCAAGA AGCTGAAGGAAACCCATCTGGGACCCCTCACGAGCACCTTCTCGAGgtcaccttcaacctccaccatcacagACAAAGACAGCAAGAGCCAAGGGGACATTTCTGGTGCTGTCACACCCACAAATGAGAACACCATCG CGGCCTCGGAAGCCCTTACGCAAGCTCCCGTCGTTGCCCCTCCCAAGCCCGGTATTCTTGTCGTTACCCTTCACGAAGGTCAAGggttctccctccccgaacAGCACCGCGCTtccttcaacaacccagcACATGGCGGCAACTCGCTGTCGACCGGAAATGCTCTCAACATGTCGAGTTCGATCCGcccctcgtcttcctcgagGACCTCGGGTTTCATGGGCAGGCCCCAGACCTCGGGCGGTTTCTCCGGCATCCCCACTAACCACGGTCGTATCTCGTCCAAGTACATGCCCTATGCCCTGATCGATTTCGACAAGTTGCAAGTGTTTGTCAACTCGGTCGAAGGAACACCCGAGAACCCTCTCTGGGCCGGCTCCAACACCCAATACAAGTTCGATGTTTCCAGA AGTTGGTGA
- a CDS encoding hypothetical protein (EggNog:ENOG503PE3K) produces the protein MRVSTLSLGALAVGLGAATEWPDCHEDNCYRNLIDANYAAEASAFCPDFIAGTTTAATAIPTNFYNCDGSVQSVSSVCSCIVYTMTHTSATATAEPTTEPSVEPTTTTIETYTISETWTSEEPTSTSTDDDDYCEDDETTTTEPTATPTDEPTVTPTDEPTVTPTESEEPTATPTDSEEPTVTPTDEPTVTPTDEPTVTSTETEAPTTTDDDYCEDDETTTTEPTVTPTDEPTVTPTDTEEPTATPTDEPTEEPTEEPTATPTDTEEPTVTPTDTEEPTATPTGGPTTTDDDYCEDDETTTEPSATPTDEPTVTPTDEPTVTPTDEPTEEPTVTPTETEEPTATPTAEPTEEPTEEPTATPTDEPTEEPSVTDTPTITTTKDEDSTGTTTTEEWTTSTITTTTVKTITQCPSTVPACPTGGVVIVTTETIVTTTVCPVTDVPAVPTTTEGGEVTPPIVTDGPEVTGGPGPEVPPTSTDEEEPPVVTDGPEVTGGPGPEVPPTTTGEPEEEPPVVTDGPEVTGGPGPEVPPTTTEEEEPIVTGGPGGEEPPVVTDGPDVTGGPDVEPPVVVVPTSFGTVTVPAVTDLPSTTNTPVTAGAGRAVGPVEGLLAAVAGLAAVLL, from the exons ATGCGCGTTTCTACTTTGTCTCTGGGCGCCCTGGCCGTGGGTCTGGGTGCCGCCACCGAATGGCCCGACTGT CATGAGGACAACTGCTACCGCAACCTCATCGACGCCAACTACGCGGCCGAGGCTTCGGCCTTCTGCCCCGACTTCAttgccggcaccaccacagcgGCCACCGCCATCCCAACTAATTTCTACAATTGCGATGGCAGTGTCCAGTCTGTGAGCTCGGTCTGCTCGTGCATTGTGTACACCATGACGCACACCTCGGCTACCGCTACCGCTGAGCCCACAACCGAGCCAAGTGTCGAGcccactaccaccaccatcgagaCATACACCATCTCGGAGACCTGGACCAGCGAGGAGCCAACAAGCACTTCgaccgatgatgatgattacTGTGAGGATGACGAGACTACTACCACGGAGCCCACTGCTACTCCTACCGACGAGCCCACTGTCACTCCTACCGACGAGCCCACTGTCACTCCCACTGAGTCTGAGGAGCCTACCGCCACTCCCACCGACTCTGAGGAGCCAACTGTTACTCCCACCGACGAGCCAACTGTGACTCCCACTGATGAGCCAACTGTTACCTCGACCGAGACTGAGGCGCCTACCACGACGGATGATGACTACTGCGAGGACGACGAGACGACGACCACTGAGCCCACCGTCACTCCTACCGATGAGCCTACTGTGACTCCTACGGACACGGAGGAGCCTACCGCCACTCCTACCGATGAGCCCACGGAGGAGCCTACTGAGGAGCCAACTGCCACTCCCACTGACACTGAGGAACCAACCGTCACTCCTACCGACACTGAGGAGCCCACAGCCACTCCTACCGGTGgacctaccaccaccgatgACGACTACTGCGAGGATGACGAGACTACTACCGAGCCCTCCGCTACTCCTACGGATGAGCCGACTGTGACCCCAACTGATGAGCCTACCGTTACTCCTACTGACGAGCCAACCGAGGAGCCTACTGTGACTCCCACCGAGACCGAGGAGCCCACTGCCACTCCTACTGCCGAGCCCACCGAGGAGCCCACCGAGGAGCCAACTGCTACTCCCACCGATGAGCCTACCGAGGAACCCAGCGTGACCGATACCCCcaccattaccaccaccaaagacgaggacagcaccggcaccaccaccaccgaggagtggaccaccagcaccatcaccaccaccacggtcAAGACCATCACCCAGTGCCCCTCGACTGTTCCCGCCTGCCCCACTGGCGGCGTCGTCATTGTCACCACCGAGaccatcgtcaccaccaccgtctgcCCCGTGACTGACGTTCCTGccgtccccaccaccaccgagggcggcgaggtcACCCCCCCCATCGTCACCGACGGTCCTGAGGTCACTGGCGGCCCCGGCCCCGAGGTTCCCCCTACCAGcactgatgaggaggagccccCTGTTGTCACTGACGGCCCTGAGGTCACTGGTGGTCCCGGTCCCGAAGTTCCtcctaccaccaccggggAGCCTGAGGAGGAGCCTCCCGTCGTCACCGATGGTCCCGAGGTTACCGGCGGCCCCGGTCCAGAGGTTccccctaccaccaccgaagaggaggagcccaTCGTCACTGGGGGTCCTGGCGGCGAGGAGCCCCCCGTCGTTACTGACGGCCCTGATGTCACCGGCGGTCCCGATGTTGAGCCccccgtcgtcgttgttCCGACCTCCTTCGGCACAGTCACCGTTCCCGCTGTGACTGACCTCCCTTCCACAACCAACACCCCAGTGACAGCCGGTGCTGGCCGTGCTGTTGGCCCTGTTGAGGGTCTGCTCGCTGCGGTGGCTGGTTTGGCTGCTGTTCTTCTTTAA
- the DEF1 gene encoding RNAPII degradation factor (COG:S; EggNog:ENOG503NVE6), with protein sequence MSEVQSRPSAPRGRGSARGGRGGFSTRGGGRTAARSAGTNGTTQHDTESSSPALEDEGEISELRKLYGQHIVNIKNIVSDWTDADILYALRETDGDPDEAAFKILDGTFSKWNEVSKPVKTKAKNDTFTTTTADSGAAGGLRNARGGRVEGGRGRGRATERGGRGGGRGKSIQASTNGPRVKENQPLSVPTEESNEWDTSAPTAESNEWTESTPAESAPAPAAVEPTPAAAPAKPSTDAPKTWASMLRQSTTPKPAPKPKEVPAPPPAEPTPIIEPLPPAPAEPEVVPEPEIAAPVEEKEEPVPEPVQEEQPAVVVPVIEPVIPVVPVVPAVAIPEVALSPSKDALTDENLDKVPGTTEPPATETARSEAADSWDPRAAGSATATPLSASQQQHQAERTPSSGFAATATKATTRTPAFPRRVLDQLEAVRMPGNRAEVERTTVQFGAFSLNGGIEDDIDGDREEPETRPQPPQDSPVAQPRASLPPVQAPAAPESFPTPTQKPVSQVPTGPAGMASQTSPAVLSWLLADTNLAAAPAAVPAITPVAAPAPQPAAQHNQQQYGRFGQQTAAQEHSSFPPSKPFDSFGQQQPAAASTQSQFEGGFQGQTQPAAPTQNQQQAFSSAPNDYPSYYTSGDQRGFYGGYNYNQQQGSQDGPSSQAQRFGGYGTTQTDNISQYPQSGAQHGQSRFGSGSAPSAETPTTTAPATSASSALPQAGQTSQTQHGQQPQPDQYPYHPYSNSPYYGGYMGGYGQYGQGGYAPYGKGNVGYQPNQYGVASQGPYGYSNPSAGFGQSALHRETGGAAAGAGAGLGDYGRAGSQSAQQQSGFGGMHDAFSRGASGYQSQAASFNAPGTQPGAVPSAVDDIKSFGDAKGAAGPSPSLGVAARPGSAANNGPSQSGLPPPQSAQQTNLGGMGQYGYPGHMQQGHAGLHGSHTAAGGYGMSATGGQSQQSSYGYGNQGFGGGYYGGNSQPRGWGNNYHH encoded by the exons ATGTCTGAGGTACAGAGCAGGCCATCTGCCCCGCGCGGCAGGGGCTCCGCCCGCGGCGGTCGCGGCGGCTTCTCAactcggggaggaggtcgcACCGCTGCCCGTTCTGCTGGTACTAATGGCACCACGCAACACGACACAGAATCTTCTTCGCCAGCCCtggaggacgagggcgaGATTAGCGAACTCCGCAAGCTCTACGGCCAGCACATTGTCAACATCAAGAACATCGTGTCCGACTGGACCGATGCTGATATCCTCTACGCTCTCCGCGAGACGGACGGCGACCCGGATGAGGCTGCCTTCAAGATTCTGGACG GCACTTTCTCCAAGTGGAACGAGGTCTCGAAGCCCGTGAAGACCAAGGCTAAGAATGACACATTCACCACAACGACTGCCGATTCTGGCGCTGCCGGCGGCCTACGGAACGCAAGAGGTGGCCGTGTCGAAGGTGGCCGTGGTCGTGGCAGAGCGACCGAGCGCGGCGGTCGTGGAGGCGGTCGCGGAAAATCGATCCAAGCTTCCACCAACGGTCCCCGTGTCAAGGAGAACCAGCCTCTCTCTGTCCCAACTGAGGAATCTAACGAATGGGATACCTCTGCCCCGACTGCCGAATCTAATGAATGGACCGAGTCCACCCCCGCCGAatctgctcctgctcccgccgccgttgAACCTACCCCTGCCGCTGCCCCCGCAAAGCCCTCTACCGATGCCCCAAAGACATGGGCCAGCATGTTGAGACAGTCGACCACTCCTAAGCCTGCCCCTAAGCCCAAGGAAGTacctgctccccctcccgccgaaCCTACCCCCATCATTGAGCCACTTCCCCCCGCTCCCGCCGAGCCCGAGGTCGTACCCGAGCCCGAGATTGCTGCGCCAGtcgaagagaaggaagagccaGTTCCCGAACCTGTCCAGGAGGAGCAGCCCGCTGTTGTTGTTCCTGTCATTGAGCCAGTCATTCCTGTTGTTCCCGTCGTACCCGCTGTTGCCATTCCCGAAGTTGCCTTGTCACCTTCCAAGGACGCGCTTACGGATGAGAACCTCGACAAGGTCCCTGGCACAACCGAGCCCCCAGCGACCGAGACCGCAAGAAGTGAAGCTGCCGACTCTTGGGATCCCAGAGCCGCTGGCAGCGCTACAGCAACTCCCTTGTCTGCttcccagcaacagcaccaagccGAGCGCACTCCCAGCAGTGGCTTCGCCGCGACTGCGACCAAGGCGACAACTCGCACCCCAGCTTTCCCCCGTCGTGTTCTGGATCAGCTCGAGGCCGTTCGCATGCCCGGCAACCGTGCCGAGGTCGAACGTACTACTGTCCAGTTTGGTGCTTTCAGCCTGAATGGTGGCATTGAGGACGACATTGATGGCGATCGTGAAGAGCCCGAGACCCGTCCCCAGCCCCCCCAGGATTCTCCTGTTGCCCAACCCAGAGCTTCGCTTCCCCCTGTTCAAGCCCCCGCGGCTCCAGAGAGCTTCCCTACCCCTACCCAGAAGCCTGTTTCCCAGGTTCCAACAGGTCCTGCTGGTATGGCTTCTCAGACTTCCCCTgctgtcttgtcttggttaCTTGCTGACACAAATCTAGCCGCTGCTCCTGCCGCGGTCCCTGCCATCACCCCAGTTGCCGCCCCAG CTCCCCAGCCGGCTGCGCAACACAACCAGCAGCAGTATGGTCGCTTTGGCCAGCAGACTGCCGCTCAAGAGCACagctccttccctccctcgaAGCCTTTCGACTCGTTcggtcagcagcagcccgcCGCTGCCTCCACTCAATCGCAGTTCGAGGGCGGCTTCCAAGGGCAGACGCAGCCTGCTGCCCCAACCCAAAACCAGCAGCAAGCGTTTAGCTCTGCTCCCAATGATTATCCTTCTTACTACACATCTGGCGACCAAAGAGGTTTCTATGGTGGCTATAACTACAACCAACAGCAGGGCTCTCAGGACGGCCCCTCTTCGCAAGCCCAGCGTTTCGGTGGATATGGCACCACCCAGACTGATAACATCAGCCAGTACCCCCAGAGCGGTGCCCAACACGGCCAATCCCGCTTCGGTTCTGGCTCCGCTCCCTCTGCGGAAACACCAACCACTACGGCTCCTGCTACGTCGGCGTCGTCGGCTCTTCCCCAGGCCGGCCAGACTAGCCAGACTCAACATGGTCAGCAGCCTCAGCCCGATCAATATCCCTACCACCCTTACTCCAACAGCCCTTACTATGGTGGGTACATGGGCGGATATGGACAGTACGGTCAGGGTGGCTATGCTCCCTACGGCAAGGGCAATGTGGGATATCAGCCCAACCAATACGGTGTTGCGTCGCAGGGACCTTATGGCTACTCCAACCCTAGCGCTGGCTTTGGCCAGTCTGCTCTTCACCGGGAGACCGGTGGCGCTGCTGCGGGCGCTGGAGCTGGTCTTGGCGATTACGGTCGTGCGGGATCTCAGTCGGCTCAGCAGCAATCCGGATTTGGTGGCATGCATGATGCCTTCAGCCGCGGTGCTTCTGGCTACCAGTCCCAGGCTGCGTCGTTCAACGCTCCCGGCACTCAGCCCGGCGCTGTCCCCTCTGCTGTCGACGACATTAAGTCCTTCGGAGATGCCAAGGGCGCTGCCGGACCCAGCCCCTCTCTCGGCGTCGCTGCCCGACCCGGCTCCGCGGCGAACAACGGCCCATCTCAGTCTGGGCTTCCTCCCCCGCAATCTGCCCAGCAGACCAACCTGGGCGGTATGGGTCAATACGGCTATCCCGGTCACATGCAGCAGGGCCATGCTGGCCTCCACGGCAGCCACACGGCCGCTGGTGGCTACGGCATGAGCGCGACTGGCGGACAGAGCCAACAGAGCTCGTACGGCTATGGTAACCAGGGCTTCGGCGGCGGTTACTACGGCGGAAACTCTCAGCCCCGTGGTTGGGGTAACAACTACCACCACTAA
- a CDS encoding hypothetical protein (EggNog:ENOG503P14D; COG:Q) has product MPHHFIFGHMIESGKAFKDVPMEINRLTLTSLFLRQHSDIIKDGVIVMDVWPMIDPILYVMDPEIVSQFSNQQVLAKTLPKSNQLKDMFKPMFQGKDLLTMDGPEWKRWRAIYNPGFSAKNVATMAPEFIEEIDIFKRHLRKVAMSGEVVKMQQLAINLTIDVIGRAVLGNNFKCQAEGNPLEKAIADQVKWLIPNRTPDALVKLLNPFRLYDLWRLERIIRNVLAPAVRENLSNETSTTLHKTILSLAVKAYLAENPDSNPKVDLEAFLNRTIPHLKIFIFAGHDTTATSLCFAYYLLSQNPQCLAKLRSEHDAILGPDPSQAAAKIAANPQLLNSLVYTTAVIKETLRIFPPALTVRQGRPDVTLHNHKTGKTYPTDGFLVIGATFATHKLEEYFPRNEEFLPERFLAKEGEELYVGKNAFRPFELGPRACIGQELAMMELRMILGLTVREFDFEVDESVFMEGGKRLWGQRVYMVGGLAGHPKGGMPMRVKVRRR; this is encoded by the exons ATGCCTCACCACTTCATCTTTGGCCACATGATTGAAAGCGGCAAAGCCTTCAAAGATGTCCCAATGGAGATCAACCGCCTAACACTCACGTCACTATTTCTGCGCCAACACTCAGATATTATAAAAGATGGCGTTATCGTGATGGATGTCTGGCCGATGATTGATCCCATTCTCTATGTTATGGATCCCGAGATAGTGTCTCAGTTTTCCAATCAGCAGGTGTTGGCAAAGACTCTCCCCAAATCGAATCAGCTGAAAGATATGTTCAAACCCATGTTCCAGGGCAAGGACTTGTTGACGATGGATGGGCCTGAGTGGAAAAGATGGCGGGCGATTTACAACCCCGGTTTCTCTGCCAAAAATGTTGCGACGATGGCTCCGGAGTTCATTGAGGAGATCGATATTTTCAAGAGGCATCTGAGGAAGGTTGCCATGTCGGGGGAGGTCGTCAAGATGCAGCAGTTGGCTATAAATTTGACGATTGATGTCATTGGTCGTGCTGTCTT GGGCAACAACTTCAAGTGCCAAGCAGAAGGCAACCCTCTGGAAAAAGCAATCGCCGACCAGGTCAAATGGCTCATCCCCAACCGAACCCCCGACGCCCTCGTCAAACTCTTGAACCCCTTCCGTCTCTATGACCTCTGGCGACTAGAGCGCATCATCCGTAACGTCCTCGCCCCAGCCGTAAGAGAGAACCTCTCCAACgaaacctccaccaccctccacaagaccatcctctccctcgccgtcaaAGCCTACCTGGCCGAGAACCCCGACTCCAACCCCAAGGTCGACCTCGAAGCCTTCCTCAACCGcaccatcccccacctcaaaatcttcatcttcgccggccacgacaccaccgccaccagcctCTGTTTCGCTTACTACCTCTTGTCCCAGAACCCCCAATGTCTGGCTAAACTCCGCTCTGAACACGACGCCATCCTCGGCCCTGACCCCTCTCAAGCAGCAGCTAAAATCGCCGCCAACCCTCAACTCTTGAACTCCTTGGTTTATACAACAGCCGTAATCAAAGAAACCCTCCGCATCTTCCCTCCTGCCCTGACTGTCCGTCAAGGCCGCCCAGACGTAACCCTTCACAACCACAAAACAGGCAAGACCTACCCCACCGACGggttcctcgtcatcggcgCGACATTTGCCACCCACAAATTAGAGGAGTATTTCCCCCGCAACGAAGAATTCCTCCCAGAGAGGTTCCTCGcaaaagaaggggaggagttATATGTAGGCAAGAACGCCTTCCGGCCGTTTGAGCTGGGACCGAGGGCGTGTATAGGGCAGGAGCTGGCAATGATGGAGTTGAGGATGATACTGGGGCTGACGGTAAGGGAGTTTGATTTTGAGGTGGACGAGAGCGTGTttatggagggggggaagaggttgtgGGGACAGAGGGTTTATatggttggggggttggcgggaCATCCGAAGGGGGGGATGCCGATGAGAGTTaaagtgaggaggaggtga
- the PGI1 gene encoding glucose-6-phosphate isomerase (EggNog:ENOG503NW61; COG:G; BUSCO:EOG09261RWJ), whose amino-acid sequence MAPASSLSAWSDLHSHHESVGKNIVLKDAFKNDPKRFDKFTRKITLPADISSGSNGTDIIFDFSKNLITEETLDKLVKLAEEAGVEKKRDAMFAGEKINFTEGRAVYHAALRNVSNQTMKVDGVDVMNTKGGVNDVLEHMRVFSEQVRSGEWKGYTGKKLTTIINVGIGGSDLGPVMVTEALKHYGAKDMTLHFVSNIDGTHIAEALANSDPETTLFLIASKTFTTAETTTNANTAKSWFLEKTGGKGDIAKHFVALSTNESEVTKFGIDAANMFGFESWVGGRYSVWSAIGLSVALYVGFDNFHKFLAGAHAMDQHFQQAPLRENIPAIGGLLSVWYSNFYGAQTHLVAPFDQYLHRFPAYLQQLSMESNGKTITSDGSPAKYTTGPILFGEPCTNAQHSFFQLVHQGTKLIPSDFILAAKSHNPVSDNLHQKMLASNYLAQAEALMVGKTAEEVRAEGNVPEELVPHKVFMGNRPTTSILVGGAIGPAELGALIVYYEHLTFTEGAVWDINSFDQWGVELGKVLAKKILKEIDEEGAGSGHDSSTGGLLGAFKAYGGF is encoded by the exons ATGGCGCccgcttcctccctctcggccTGGTCTGAcctccactcccaccacGAAAGTGTTGGGAAGAACATCGTCCTCAAGGACGCCTTCAAGAACGATCCCAAGAGATTCGACAAGTTCACCCGCAAaatcaccctccccgccgacaTCTCGAGCGGAAGCAATGGCACCGACATCATCTTCGACTTCAGCAAGAACCTCATCACAGAGGAGACCCTTGACAAGCTTGTGAAgctcgccgaggaggctggcgTCGAGAAGAAGCGCGATGCCATGTTCGCTGGCGAGAAGATCAACTTCACCGAGGGCCGTGCCGTCTACCACGCTGCCCTGCGCAACGTCAGCAACCAGACCATGAAGGTGGATGGTGTCGACGTCATGAACACCAAGGGTGGTGTCAACGATGTTCTCGAGCACATGCGCGTCTTCTCCGAGCAAGTCCGCAGCGGCGAGTGGAAGGGTTACACCGGCAAGAAGCTcacaaccatcatcaatgTTGGTATTGGCGGTTCCGATCT CGGCCCGGTGATGGTTACTGAGGCGCTCAAGCACTATGGCGCCAAGGACATGACCCTTCACTTTGTGTCCAACATCGACGGCACCCACATCGCCGAGGCTCTTGCCAACTCCGACCCCGAAAcgaccctcttcctcatcgctTCCAAGACCTTCACAACCGCCGAGACCACAACAAATGCCAACACGGCCAAGTCATGGTTCCTTGAGAAGACCGGCGGCAAGGGTGATATCGCCAAGCACTTCGTTGCTCTCTCCACCAACGAGTCCGAGGTGACCAAGTTCGGTATTGATGCCGCCAACATGTTCGGCTTCGAGAGCTGGGTCGGTGGCCGCTACTCTGTCTGGAGCGCCATTGGTCTCAGTGTTGCCCTCTACGTCGGCTTCGACAACTTCCACAAGTTCCTGGCTGGTGCCCATGCCATGGACCAGCACTTCCAGCAGGCTCCCCTCAGGGAGAACATCCCGGCCATTGGTGGTCTCCTGAGCGTGTGGTACTCCAACTTCTACGGcgcccaaacccacctcGTCGCCCCCTTTGATCAGTACCTCCACCGCTTCCCCGCCTACCTCCAGCAGCTCTCGATGGAGTCCAACGGCAAGACCATCACCTCTGACGGCTCCCCGGCCAAGTACACCACCGGCCCTATCCTCTTTGGCGAGCCCTGCACCAACGCCCAGCACTCCTTCTTCCAGCTCGTCCACCAGGGTACTAAGCTTATCCCCTCGGACTTCATCCTCGCGGCCAAGTCTCACAACCCCGTGTCGGACAACCTGCACCAAAAGATGCTCGCGTCCAACTACCTCGCCCAGGCTGAGGCTCTCATGGTGGGCAAGACGGCTGAGGAGGTCAGAGCCGAGGGCAATGTAcccgaggagctggtgccTCACAAGGTGTTTATGGGTAACCGCCCTACCACGAGCAtccttgttggtggtgccattGGCCCTGCTGAGTTGGGTGCCTTGATTGTTTACTACGAGCACCTCACTTTTACTGAGGGTGCCGTGTGGGATATCAACTCTTTTGACCAGTGGGGTGTGGAGCTGGGTAAGGtgttggcgaagaagattttgaaggagattgatgaggaaggggcTGGGTCAGGGCATGATTCCAGCACtggggggctgttgggggcTTTTAAGGCTTATGGTGGGTTTTGA
- a CDS encoding hypothetical protein (EggNog:ENOG503P8UI), producing MSPPKASTTIPPPPRPPPPGTPRRPKRRLPNPLHPPPPTTAPSSAPSPSWSPPFSPQNQYLYTQLAGAWLVFAFNESVILWLYDDLKLWKLMCWGMLISDLVYHVSAVQAVGGWERFLGVGGWNLFDWAVAVSAAGPAVVRVWICLFAGEKGGREKGKGE from the coding sequence ATGTCCCCACCCAaagcatcaacaaccatcccccctccgcctcgtcctcctcctcctggaaCCCCTCGGCGCCCTAAACGGCGCCTACCtaaccctcttcacccccctcctcctaccACAGCGCCATCGTCcgccccatccccctcatggtccccccccttctccccccagAATCAATACCTCTACACTCAGTTGGCAGGCGCATGGCTGGTGTTTGCCTTCAACGAATCAGTCATTCTATGGCTCTACGATGATCTGAAGTTGTGGAAGCTCATGTGCTGGGGGATGTTAATCAGTGATCTTGTCTATCACGTCTCTGCCGTGCAGGCTGTCGGGGGATGGGAgaggtttttgggggtgggggggtggaatCTGTTTGATTGGGCTGTTGCTgtttctgctgctgggccggcggtggtgagggtttggatttgtttgtttgcgggtgagaagggagggagggagaaggggaagggggagtaA